The Cognaticolwellia beringensis genome segment TTAACTTAAGCTCTCGGAGCAAAGATGAAGTCAAAAGTAATCAACTTTAAAGATAAATTTAGCCAATTTACTGAGCATTGGTCGCCTCGTGTTATCGCTGAAATGAATGATTATCAATTTAAATTAGTGAAAGTAGCAGGTGAATTTGTCTGGCATGACCACCCAGAAACAGATGAGGTTTTTATTGTCATTGAAGGTGTTCTTAATATCGAATTTCGAGATGGACCTGTCACCTTAGAACCTGGCGAAATGTTTGTGATCCCTAAAGGTGTTGAACATAAACCCGTCGCTAATGCTGAATGTAAAATTATGATTGTGGAGCCAAAAGGAGTAGTGAATACGGGTGATGCGAACAGTGATCTCACCGCTCAAAATGATCTATGGATATAAATTCAACTGGCTTGTAAAACAAATAAAATCATCATAAACACTAAACAAACGTTAAACTCACTACTTCATTAAAAAGTTTTAAAAATCATCTCATGCAATAACCGTCCCGGTACACTTGCTGCAAAAAAAGCAGAAACAATAGTGCCAATGTAAGCACCCACCATACAACGAGCATGTAATCGCTTATTGTGTTTTCGTATTGCCATAATACCAACAGACACACTAACAATAACCACAATAGCGAATAAATGCAGCCAAGTAAGACTGCCTGTCGGCATAATGAAAAATGCGCTAAATGATGCAATCAGCATTAGACAAGCCCATATTTTGCCATTTAATCGATGAAACCGAGTGCCTTTTGCTAGTAATAAATTGAATAAACCAAGAAAAATAGCAGGGATAACGACAAGAAGATGTATTTGAATCGGAATAACTGTATCCATATTCGCCTTATATATTATTCGGGTCTATATCAGGCTAGGTAAAGTTTACCCATATGTCTAGTCAGACAAAGCTA includes the following:
- a CDS encoding cupin domain-containing protein, translated to MKSKVINFKDKFSQFTEHWSPRVIAEMNDYQFKLVKVAGEFVWHDHPETDEVFIVIEGVLNIEFRDGPVTLEPGEMFVIPKGVEHKPVANAECKIMIVEPKGVVNTGDANSDLTAQNDLWI
- a CDS encoding DUF2306 domain-containing protein; the protein is MDTVIPIQIHLLVVIPAIFLGLFNLLLAKGTRFHRLNGKIWACLMLIASFSAFFIMPTGSLTWLHLFAIVVIVSVSVGIMAIRKHNKRLHARCMVGAYIGTIVSAFFAASVPGRLLHEMIFKTF